Genomic window (Dictyoglomus thermophilum H-6-12):
TTGGAGCCAAAACTTTATTTTGTCCCTCTATAATCTCCACATCTCCATTAATATCTAAATTCTTTCCAATCTTTTTAATTACCCCATTCTCCACATAAAGATCTCCAGTCTCTTCCATATCCTTCTCGGGATAAATAAGAGTCACATTTTTAAACAGTATCTTCATCGCCTTTCCCTCCCAACATAAGGTAAAGAAGAGCCATTCTAACAGCAACCCCATTTGTAACCTGTTCATTTATAACCGAAATAAGACTATCAGCCACTTCAGAAGATATCTCCACTCCTCTATTCATTGGACCAGGGTGCATCACAAGGACATCTTTTTTGGCTTTTTCTATTCTTTCCGAGTTAACACCATAAAGCATATGGTACTCCCGCAAAGTAGGAAATAGTCCTTTTTTCTGCCTCTCTAATTGAAGCCTTAATACGTAAATTACATCAGCATCTTCAATAGCTTCATCTAAGTTATAGGTAACTTTAACATTAAGGGACTCTATATAGGGAGGTATTAAGGTGGGAGGACCACAAACTATTACTTCACTTCCTAATTTATTCCAAGCATAAATATTTGATCTTGCCACCCTACTATGGAATATATCTCCAATTATAGCTATTTTTAAACCATCAAGCCTTCCCTTTTTCTCATACACTGAAAAAACATCCAAAAGAGCTTGAGTAGGATGTTCATGCATCCCATCTCCTGCATTAATAACCCCAGCCCTTACATTCTTTGCAATAAAGGAAGGAACCCCCGACGCACTGTGCCTAATAATAAACAAATCAATTCCCATAGCTTCTAATGTCTTAACAGTATCAAGAAGAGTTTCTCCCTTTTGTACACTACTTGTAGAAGTAGCAATACTTATGGTATCTGCACTTAAATACTTTGCAGCAAGCTCAAAAGACGATCTAGTCCTTGTGCTCGGCTCATAAAAAAGAGTACAAATAGTCCTTCCTCTTAAGGTAGGTACCTTTTTAATTGGCCTTTTTAAAATGTCTTTCATATTAACAGCGGTCTCAACTATTAATTCAATCTCTTCCTTTGAAAGCTCCTCTATACCTATAAGATCTTTCTTTTTCCACATAATTAATCCTCCTTCCACTCTCCAATAACTACCTCATCTACCCCATCTATTTCTTCAAGTCTTACCTCGATCTGTTCCTTACGAGAAGTGGGAACATTTTTTCCTACATAATCTGCCCTTATAGGAAGTTCTCTATGTCCTCTATCAATTAAAACAGCAAGTTGAACTGTTTTAGGCCTCCCTATATCCATCAGGGCATCAAGAGCAGATCTTACAGTCCTTCCCGTATAAAGCACATCATCTACCAGGACTACATCTTTATTCTCAATAGAAAAATTTATATCGGTTTTTCCTACTTGAGGTTGATCAAGACGAAGATTAAGATCATCTCTATAAAGAGTAATATCCAGACTTCCCACAGGTACTTCTACACCCTCAATTTCTTTCAAAATCTTTTGAAGTCTTTGAGCAAGAGGAACTCCTCTTCTTCTTATTCCAATAAGAACCACATTTCCAATGCCTTTATTTCTCTCTACTATCTCATGAGCAATTCTTCTTAGAGCCCTTTTTATTGCTTCTTTATCCATTATTTTGGCTTTCTCTTGAAAATACATAAATTTTCCTCCCTTCTTAGGCATAAAAAAAACGGGTATATCCACTTTTTGTGGACATACCCGTTTTATTCTGTTTAAAAATATTATTTTTACTCAATTTTCCTCCTTTTTAGCCTCACTGGGCTAAATTAAAGGAACCATAGTATTATAAATGTATAAAAGGCTTATGTCAAATTTTTAACCTTTGTAGTATTTTGGACCAGTTCTAATTCAGGAAAATTTTCCTTCAAAATGGAGGCCAAAATTGCCAATGCTCTATGAACTCCAAGAGTTGGATCAGGATCATCAGAGTCATGAATAGCTATTTTTAAAATATCTTTTTTTATGTCATTTATATCAACAAAAAACCTTTGTTGGTAATATCCTTCCACACATAAAACATCTACAAGTATACTTCTTTCGTTATGATAAACATCCAAAATTTTAATCAAAGTATTTTCATCTCTATAAATCACATCTCTCGGTAAAATAGATAATACCTCTTTAATAAATTCATTATTGAGAGTCTTTTTAATTTTAAATTCAATTAAAGGCATAAAAAGATCCTCCTTTGATAAATTTAAGAGAGGATAATACTTCTTCACATGTTCTGGAAGATCTACATCCCTTTCCTTTCTGAATCCAATATAGTAAATTGTAAGCCCTAAAGAAAGCCATTTTCTTGCATACTTAGTTTTATAATACTCAGGAAAGTCTGTCCTTAAACCATCATCCCACATGGGGGAAAAATTGGTAAATTTTTTCAAAAGTTCCCATACAGTCATAGCATAATCCTCATCATCAGACACAAAGATAAAAACACCACCCTCTTTCAGTCTATCGGAGATTAAATAAATAAAGGGCTCATTTACCAATCTTCTCTCTTTGCGAGATTTTTTAGACCATGGATCAGGGAAATTAATATATACTCCAGAAAGAGTTTTAGATCTTACAAATTTACAAAGAAATTCACTTCCTTCAATCCTCATAATTCTGATGTTTTTAAGCCCTGATTTTTTTACTCTACTTAAAGCTTTTCTAAATATCTCCTTAGAGACATCTATCCCTATAAAATTAGCATTTGGATTCTCCTTAGCCATATGGACAATAAATTCACCATTTCCCATCCCTATCTCAAGAAAGATGGGATTCTCATTTTGAAAGATGTCCCTTAAATCTAAGAAATAATTTGCCTTATTATTCGAAATTATCAAATCATCCATTTGAAAATCTATTTTATAATATCTTGTATAGATTTAAAATGGAGGTGTTTTTATGACTGAAAATAGAGAACCAGTAGTATTAAAAAATCAGGGGCAAAAAATCTTTGGTGTAATACACATACCTGAAAAAACTCCTGCTCCTTTTGTACTTTTTTGCCATGGTTTTACAGGAACAAAAATTGAACCTCATAGAATATTCGTAAAAACCGCAGAAGCATTAGCTAAAGAAGGAATAGGAGCTCTACG
Coding sequences:
- a CDS encoding aspartate carbamoyltransferase catalytic subunit, with amino-acid sequence MWKKKDLIGIEELSKEEIELIVETAVNMKDILKRPIKKVPTLRGRTICTLFYEPSTRTRSSFELAAKYLSADTISIATSTSSVQKGETLLDTVKTLEAMGIDLFIIRHSASGVPSFIAKNVRAGVINAGDGMHEHPTQALLDVFSVYEKKGRLDGLKIAIIGDIFHSRVARSNIYAWNKLGSEVIVCGPPTLIPPYIESLNVKVTYNLDEAIEDADVIYVLRLQLERQKKGLFPTLREYHMLYGVNSERIEKAKKDVLVMHPGPMNRGVEISSEVADSLISVINEQVTNGVAVRMALLYLMLGGKGDEDTV
- the trmB gene encoding tRNA (guanosine(46)-N7)-methyltransferase TrmB, whose translation is MDDLIISNNKANYFLDLRDIFQNENPIFLEIGMGNGEFIVHMAKENPNANFIGIDVSKEIFRKALSRVKKSGLKNIRIMRIEGSEFLCKFVRSKTLSGVYINFPDPWSKKSRKERRLVNEPFIYLISDRLKEGGVFIFVSDDEDYAMTVWELLKKFTNFSPMWDDGLRTDFPEYYKTKYARKWLSLGLTIYYIGFRKERDVDLPEHVKKYYPLLNLSKEDLFMPLIEFKIKKTLNNEFIKEVLSILPRDVIYRDENTLIKILDVYHNERSILVDVLCVEGYYQQRFFVDINDIKKDILKIAIHDSDDPDPTLGVHRALAILASILKENFPELELVQNTTKVKNLT
- the pyrR gene encoding bifunctional pyr operon transcriptional regulator/uracil phosphoribosyltransferase PyrR is translated as MYFQEKAKIMDKEAIKRALRRIAHEIVERNKGIGNVVLIGIRRRGVPLAQRLQKILKEIEGVEVPVGSLDITLYRDDLNLRLDQPQVGKTDINFSIENKDVVLVDDVLYTGRTVRSALDALMDIGRPKTVQLAVLIDRGHRELPIRADYVGKNVPTSRKEQIEVRLEEIDGVDEVVIGEWKED